A single genomic interval of Nycticebus coucang isolate mNycCou1 chromosome 21, mNycCou1.pri, whole genome shotgun sequence harbors:
- the SOX12 gene encoding transcription factor SOX-12 gives MVQQRGARAKRDGGPPPPGPGPAEEGAREPGWCKTPSGHIKRPMNAFMVWSQHERRKIMDQWPDMHNAEISKRLGRRWQLLQDSEKIPFVREAERLRLKHMADYPDYKYRPRKKSKGAPAKARPRPPGGGGGSRLKSGPQLPGRGGRRAAGGPLGGSAAAPEDEEDDDDEELLEVRLVETPGRELWRMVPAGRAARGQAERAQGPSGEGAAATAASPIPSEDEEPEEEEEEAAAAEEGEEETVASGEEPMGFLSRLPPGPAGLDCSALDRDPDLPPPSGTSHFEFPDYCTPEVTEMIAGDWRPSSIADLVFTY, from the coding sequence ATGGTGCAGCAGCGGGGCGCGAGGGCCAAACGGGACGGCGGGCCGCCGCCCCCGGGGCCCGGGCCGGCCGAGGAGGGGGCGCGTGAGCCTGGCTGGTGCAAGACTCCGAGTGGCCACATCAAGAGGCCGATGAACGCGTTCATGGTGTGGTCGCAGCACGAGCGGCGGAAGATCATGGACCAGTGGCCCGACATGCACAACGCGGAGATCTCCAAGCGCCTGGGCCGCCGCTGGCAGCTGCTGCAGGACTCTGAGAAGATCCCGTTTGTGCGGGAGGCGGAGCGGCTGCGCCTTAAGCACATGGCGGATTACCCGGACTACAAGTATCGGCCGCGCAAAAAGAGCAAGGGGGCGCCCGCCAAGGCGCGGCCCCGCCcccccggcggcggcggcggcagcaggCTCAAGTCCGGGCCACAGCTTCCCGGCCGCGGGGGCCGCCGAGCCGCAGGAGGGCCTTTGGGGGGCAGCGCGGCGGCACCAGAGGACGAAGAGGACGACGACGACGAGGAGCTGCTGGAAGTACGCTTGGTGGAGACCCCCGGGCGGGAGCTATGGAGGATGGTCCCGGCGGGACGGGCTGCCCGGGGACAAGCGGAGCGTGCCCAAGGGCCGTCGGGCGAGGGAGCGGCCGCCACCGCCGCCTCCCCGATACCGTCGGAGGATGAGGagccagaggaagaggaggaggaggcggcagCGGCAGAGGAAGGCGAAGAGGAGACGGTGGCCTCAGGGGAGGAGCCGATGGGCTTTCTGTCCAGGCTGCCCCCGGGCCCCGCCGGCCTGGACTGCAGCGCCCTGGACCGCGACCCAGACCTGCCGCCCCCATCGGGCACTTCGCACTTCGAGTTCCCGGACTACTGCACCCCCGAGGTTACCGAGATGATCGCAGGGGACTGGCGCCCGTCTAGCATCGCCGACCTGGTTTTCACCTACTGA